The following proteins come from a genomic window of Salminus brasiliensis chromosome 15, fSalBra1.hap2, whole genome shotgun sequence:
- the triobpa gene encoding TRIO and F-actin-binding protein isoform X1, whose protein sequence is MTLDLLDFKKGWMFLLDDTAEWRKFWFVLDSSGLKYYTDPDAEESNEPDGEIDVRRCVTVVEFDADKNYGLQIHTRDGEVTLSAMTSRIRRNWIDVLQRRIRLTESPAITRHLDNRGSDKEHSLGQHASRSEVTSPIQDEPDEMSSPLTNHREAGVGRDREQERRLEDRTKWFQEAILESEGESPWDKVQLKKGMVASVTHMMPQISETLVGTDIEKKWEDFEKIPFEDMKLFSPGGSQAPVATNEVLQREVLSLRQQIEDLRKGRIESRPGITCGPDAPCASRLEQIMREHRERLQEMEREHDRERTEMEKEREQQLKEEAQNAAQAMEALRKAHLEDLERVKGGQPTNSTLLLPESQFLQQELDGLSERYSQRCVELSRVQHTAGHKHTLIQEKEREVQQLQKENQQLQARLTEEMSLMRSFITGQRSGVVSIGSYEQSTSELEMLLRVKENEIECLHKEINCLRNEIQAITKEKQELSERYKAVYVELSGIKGLSERETTTLKEHLRLTNAALEEEHRNGSSTSQ, encoded by the exons ATGACG CTCGACCTGCTGGACTTTAAAAAGGGATGGATGTTCCTATTGGACGACACTGCAGAG TGGAGGAAGTTCTGGTTTGTGCTCGACTCCTCTGGACTGAAATACTACACTGACCCTGATGCCGAGGAG AGCAATGAGCCAGATGGAGAGATTGATGTTCGTCGCTGTGTGACAGTTGTGGAGTTTGACGCTGATAAGAATTATGGTCTTCAAATACAT ACGCGAGACGGAGAAGTAACCTTATCAGCCATGACTTCACGCATCAGGAGGAATTGGATCGACGTTCTGCAGAGACGCATCAGACTCACTGAATCTCCTGCTATCACACG GCACCTGGATAACCGTGGCAGCGATAAGGAACACTCTCTAGGCCAACACGCTTCAAGGTCAGAGGTCACCAGCCCGATACAGGATGAGCCAGACGAGATGTCATCGCCGCTAACCAATCATCGGGAGGCAGGTGTAGGGCGAGACAGAGAGCAGGAAAGGCGTCTGGAGGACAGGACTAAGTGGTTCCAGGAAGCAATCTTGGAGAGCGAGGGTGAGAGCCCATGGGACAAAGTGCAGCTGAAGAAGGGTATGGTGGCCTCTGTGACTCATATGATGCCACAGATCTCTGAGACCCTGGTAGGGACGGATATTGAGAAGAAGTGGGAGGACTTTGAGAAGATCCCTTTTGAAGATATGAAGTTGTTTTCTCCGGGTGGCTCACAGGCTCCTGTAGCGACCAATGAGGTGCTTCAGAGAGAG GTCCTGTCTCTGAGGCAGCAGATCGAGGACCTGCGCAAAGGCCGAATCGAATCCAGACCTGGCATCACCTGCGGCCCGGACGCCCCCTGCGCCTCCAGACTGGAGCAGATCATGagagagcacagagagagactgcaggagatggagagagagcatgacagagagagaacagagatggagaaagagagagagcagcagctaAAGGAGGAGGCGCAGAACGCAGCACAAG CCATGGAGGCTCTGAGAAAGGCCCATCTGGAAGACCTGGAGAGAGTAAAAGGAGGACAACCCACCAACTCTACACTTCTACT GCCAGAGTCTCAGTTTCTGCAGCAGGAGTTAGACGGTCTCTCTGAGCGTTACTCCCAGCGGTGTGTGGAGCTGAGCCGGGTGCAGCACACAGcaggacacaaacacacactgatccaggaaaaggagagggaggtgcagcagctgcagAAAGAGAACCAG CAGCTGCAGGCGCGTCTGACCGAAGAGATGAGCCTCATGCGATCCTTCATCACAGGTCAGAGGTCAGGGGTCGTCTCCATTGGCAGTTATGAGCAGAGCACCTCAGAGCTGGAG atgctACTGCGTGTGAAGGAGAATGAGATTGAGTGTCTACATAAGGAAATCAACTGTCTCAGGAATGAAATACAGGCTATAACTAAG GAAAAGCAGGAGCTGAGTGAGCGCTATAAGGCTGTATATGTGGAGCTGAGTGGGATAAAGGGgctcagtgagagagagaccaccACCCTCAAAGAACACCTCAGACTGACCAACGCTGCCCTGGAGGAGGAGCATCGCAACGGCAGCAGCACCAGCCAATAA
- the triobpa gene encoding TRIO and F-actin-binding protein isoform X3 produces the protein MTLDLLDFKKGWMFLLDDTAEWRKFWFVLDSSGLKYYTDPDAEESNEPDGEIDVRRCVTVVEFDADKNYGLQIHTRDGEVTLSAMTSRIRRNWIDVLQRRIRLTESPAITRHLDNRGSDKEHSLGQHASRSEVTSPIQDEPDEMSSPLTNHREAGVGRDREQERRLEDRTKWFQEAILESEGESPWDKVQLKKGMVASVTHMMPQISETLVGTDIEKKWEDFEKIPFEDMKLFSPGGSQAPVATNEVLQREVLSLRQQIEDLRKGRIESRPGITCGPDAPCASRLEQIMREHRERLQEMEREHDRERTEMEKEREQQLKEEAQNAAQAMEALRKAHLEDLERVKGGQPTNSTLLLPESQFLQQELDGLSERYSQRCVELSRVQHTAGHKHTLIQEKEREVQQLQKENQQLQARLTEEMSLMRSFITGQRSGVVSIGSYEQSTSELEEKQELSERYKAVYVELSGIKGLSERETTTLKEHLRLTNAALEEEHRNGSSTSQ, from the exons ATGACG CTCGACCTGCTGGACTTTAAAAAGGGATGGATGTTCCTATTGGACGACACTGCAGAG TGGAGGAAGTTCTGGTTTGTGCTCGACTCCTCTGGACTGAAATACTACACTGACCCTGATGCCGAGGAG AGCAATGAGCCAGATGGAGAGATTGATGTTCGTCGCTGTGTGACAGTTGTGGAGTTTGACGCTGATAAGAATTATGGTCTTCAAATACAT ACGCGAGACGGAGAAGTAACCTTATCAGCCATGACTTCACGCATCAGGAGGAATTGGATCGACGTTCTGCAGAGACGCATCAGACTCACTGAATCTCCTGCTATCACACG GCACCTGGATAACCGTGGCAGCGATAAGGAACACTCTCTAGGCCAACACGCTTCAAGGTCAGAGGTCACCAGCCCGATACAGGATGAGCCAGACGAGATGTCATCGCCGCTAACCAATCATCGGGAGGCAGGTGTAGGGCGAGACAGAGAGCAGGAAAGGCGTCTGGAGGACAGGACTAAGTGGTTCCAGGAAGCAATCTTGGAGAGCGAGGGTGAGAGCCCATGGGACAAAGTGCAGCTGAAGAAGGGTATGGTGGCCTCTGTGACTCATATGATGCCACAGATCTCTGAGACCCTGGTAGGGACGGATATTGAGAAGAAGTGGGAGGACTTTGAGAAGATCCCTTTTGAAGATATGAAGTTGTTTTCTCCGGGTGGCTCACAGGCTCCTGTAGCGACCAATGAGGTGCTTCAGAGAGAG GTCCTGTCTCTGAGGCAGCAGATCGAGGACCTGCGCAAAGGCCGAATCGAATCCAGACCTGGCATCACCTGCGGCCCGGACGCCCCCTGCGCCTCCAGACTGGAGCAGATCATGagagagcacagagagagactgcaggagatggagagagagcatgacagagagagaacagagatggagaaagagagagagcagcagctaAAGGAGGAGGCGCAGAACGCAGCACAAG CCATGGAGGCTCTGAGAAAGGCCCATCTGGAAGACCTGGAGAGAGTAAAAGGAGGACAACCCACCAACTCTACACTTCTACT GCCAGAGTCTCAGTTTCTGCAGCAGGAGTTAGACGGTCTCTCTGAGCGTTACTCCCAGCGGTGTGTGGAGCTGAGCCGGGTGCAGCACACAGcaggacacaaacacacactgatccaggaaaaggagagggaggtgcagcagctgcagAAAGAGAACCAG CAGCTGCAGGCGCGTCTGACCGAAGAGATGAGCCTCATGCGATCCTTCATCACAGGTCAGAGGTCAGGGGTCGTCTCCATTGGCAGTTATGAGCAGAGCACCTCAGAGCTGGAG GAAAAGCAGGAGCTGAGTGAGCGCTATAAGGCTGTATATGTGGAGCTGAGTGGGATAAAGGGgctcagtgagagagagaccaccACCCTCAAAGAACACCTCAGACTGACCAACGCTGCCCTGGAGGAGGAGCATCGCAACGGCAGCAGCACCAGCCAATAA
- the triobpa gene encoding TRIO and F-actin-binding protein isoform X2, which produces MTLDLLDFKKGWMFLLDDTAEWRKFWFVLDSSGLKYYTDPDAEESNEPDGEIDVRRCVTVVEFDADKNYGLQIHTRDGEVTLSAMTSRIRRNWIDVLQRRIRLTESPAITRHLDNRGSDKEHSLGQHASRSEVTSPIQDEPDEMSSPLTNHREAGVGRDREQERRLEDRTKWFQEAILESEGESPWDKVQLKKGMVASVTHMMPQISETLVGTDIEKKWEDFEKIPFEDMKLFSPGGSQAPVATNEVLQREVLSLRQQIEDLRKGRIESRPGITCGPDAPCASRLEQIMREHRERLQEMEREHDRERTEMEKEREQQLKEEAQNAAQAMEALRKAHLEDLERVKGGQPTNSTLLLPESQFLQQELDGLSERYSQRCVELSRVQHTAGHKHTLIQEKEREVQQLQKENQLQARLTEEMSLMRSFITGQRSGVVSIGSYEQSTSELEMLLRVKENEIECLHKEINCLRNEIQAITKEKQELSERYKAVYVELSGIKGLSERETTTLKEHLRLTNAALEEEHRNGSSTSQ; this is translated from the exons ATGACG CTCGACCTGCTGGACTTTAAAAAGGGATGGATGTTCCTATTGGACGACACTGCAGAG TGGAGGAAGTTCTGGTTTGTGCTCGACTCCTCTGGACTGAAATACTACACTGACCCTGATGCCGAGGAG AGCAATGAGCCAGATGGAGAGATTGATGTTCGTCGCTGTGTGACAGTTGTGGAGTTTGACGCTGATAAGAATTATGGTCTTCAAATACAT ACGCGAGACGGAGAAGTAACCTTATCAGCCATGACTTCACGCATCAGGAGGAATTGGATCGACGTTCTGCAGAGACGCATCAGACTCACTGAATCTCCTGCTATCACACG GCACCTGGATAACCGTGGCAGCGATAAGGAACACTCTCTAGGCCAACACGCTTCAAGGTCAGAGGTCACCAGCCCGATACAGGATGAGCCAGACGAGATGTCATCGCCGCTAACCAATCATCGGGAGGCAGGTGTAGGGCGAGACAGAGAGCAGGAAAGGCGTCTGGAGGACAGGACTAAGTGGTTCCAGGAAGCAATCTTGGAGAGCGAGGGTGAGAGCCCATGGGACAAAGTGCAGCTGAAGAAGGGTATGGTGGCCTCTGTGACTCATATGATGCCACAGATCTCTGAGACCCTGGTAGGGACGGATATTGAGAAGAAGTGGGAGGACTTTGAGAAGATCCCTTTTGAAGATATGAAGTTGTTTTCTCCGGGTGGCTCACAGGCTCCTGTAGCGACCAATGAGGTGCTTCAGAGAGAG GTCCTGTCTCTGAGGCAGCAGATCGAGGACCTGCGCAAAGGCCGAATCGAATCCAGACCTGGCATCACCTGCGGCCCGGACGCCCCCTGCGCCTCCAGACTGGAGCAGATCATGagagagcacagagagagactgcaggagatggagagagagcatgacagagagagaacagagatggagaaagagagagagcagcagctaAAGGAGGAGGCGCAGAACGCAGCACAAG CCATGGAGGCTCTGAGAAAGGCCCATCTGGAAGACCTGGAGAGAGTAAAAGGAGGACAACCCACCAACTCTACACTTCTACT GCCAGAGTCTCAGTTTCTGCAGCAGGAGTTAGACGGTCTCTCTGAGCGTTACTCCCAGCGGTGTGTGGAGCTGAGCCGGGTGCAGCACACAGcaggacacaaacacacactgatccaggaaaaggagagggaggtgcagcagctgcagAAAGAGAACCAG CTGCAGGCGCGTCTGACCGAAGAGATGAGCCTCATGCGATCCTTCATCACAGGTCAGAGGTCAGGGGTCGTCTCCATTGGCAGTTATGAGCAGAGCACCTCAGAGCTGGAG atgctACTGCGTGTGAAGGAGAATGAGATTGAGTGTCTACATAAGGAAATCAACTGTCTCAGGAATGAAATACAGGCTATAACTAAG GAAAAGCAGGAGCTGAGTGAGCGCTATAAGGCTGTATATGTGGAGCTGAGTGGGATAAAGGGgctcagtgagagagagaccaccACCCTCAAAGAACACCTCAGACTGACCAACGCTGCCCTGGAGGAGGAGCATCGCAACGGCAGCAGCACCAGCCAATAA